The Prosthecobacter vanneervenii region CAGCTGTCCCGTCGTCCCCGGCAGCGCACGCCGCAGCGCCTGCGGAATGATCACAAAGCGGTACGTCTGCACCTTCCCAAACCCCACGGCACGCGCCGCCTCCATCTGCGAGGCACTGATGCTCTCCACCGCCCCGCGAAAAATCTCCGCCAGATACGCCCCCTCAAAACACCCCAGCAGGATGATCCCCGTCACCACCGGCTGCTCAATGCTCAGCGCCTGCGCTATGATGTAATGTCCAATAAGGAGCTGCACCAGCAGCGGCGAACCCCGCACCAGTTCCACCACCCCGCCGCAGGCCATCCGCACCGGCTCCCACGGTGCCCGCCGGCCCAGCATCAGCACAAACCCAAAGCCAATGCTCACCACCATCGCCACCAGAGAAAGCCCCATCGTCATCAGCCAGCCACTGCCAAACTGAAACCGGTACTTCCACACCCCGCTCCAGTTCCAAGGATACGCCACCGAAGCAAACACCCCGTAAAAAACCGCCGACGCCACCACAAACAGCCCCGCCGCATAAAGCGCACGGCGCGTCTTCGAAACAGAGATGGCAGTAGCAGCAGACAAAGCGCCATCACATACGCCAGCCAGCCCCCCTTTGTCCCACAAATTTTAGCCCCAACTTCCCACTTCAATTTAATGCCAAACTTAATGCCAGGCATTTAGTTGATTGACTGTGCACGATTTTCACCCATTTTCCCGCCATGCAACCCGCCCAATCCCCTCATCCCCAGTCTCTCCCGCTCGAAGAGCAGCTCGTCGGTGTGAACGCCAAAACCGGCCTCTATCCTGCCGCGCGGTCTTGGTCCGGCGGGCGCAAGCGCATCCTCGGCAAGGGGCCGCTGGAATCCTATTGCTACCACGTCATGTCCCGCACCTGCGGCGGCGAAATCTGGTT contains the following coding sequences:
- a CDS encoding amino acid ABC transporter permease, with product MSAATAISVSKTRRALYAAGLFVVASAVFYGVFASVAYPWNWSGVWKYRFQFGSGWLMTMGLSLVAMVVSIGFGFVLMLGRRAPWEPVRMACGGVVELVRGSPLLVQLLIGHYIIAQALSIEQPVVTGIILLGCFEGAYLAEIFRGAVESISASQMEAARAVGFGKVQTYRFVIIPQALRRALPGTTGQLVSLIKDSSLLSVIGIEELVQKVKIMNSASYAPLEGYLPLVAAYLIVTLPLSYVARRLEGRFAYET